The nucleotide sequence GCCTACAGAAACCCAGGCAACCCTCTTCTCTCAGCTCTGCTGCCTGCAAGTCCAGGGCCTCCCCACCCGGCCCCTCAGCCCCCCACTGAATCCCAAGGCCTCTTTGCTGCCTGTGGCATTTACTTCAGGAACAGCTCACGCCTACAAACCTCACCACCTCAACCTCATGGCTAAAAACTAGGAAGGAAGCCCCCAAAAAGGCCTGTAAATAGCCCAGATAATCGTCATAAACTCAGGAGACCAAAGCTCTCCTGCCATTCCTCTCGATTTTTAAAACGTTTCTAAGAAGCCCTGGTAACTGGTGGCCCAGGCTAGTCACAGGCAACCGCTGGGAAACAACAAAAAGGGAATCTCTAATGAGTAGGCTTAAGCATTTTACAAACACAGCTTTTAGTCTGAAAGCGTTTACAGGCACGTTCAAAAGCCCCTGTGGCACGCGGCCGAAAACTCGATGGAACATAACTGACAGGATCCTCACTTCGCGGGGAAGCGAGGGGCCGAATATACTCAAGCCTGCCTGCCTGTGACGGAGGGGTCTCCGGTGAACTGGACCCACCCCTCCCTACCAGAAAAGCccgtttcgttttgtttttttaaattacaccTCAGCTACCTCACGTTCTGAAAGTTCTAGCTTAAAAAGATGATGGGAGATGTACTTCTTACGGACCCTCAATATACCTAAGACATAAATGTCTGGGTGCTCCCGCAACTTGAAAAAATCACAATTGAGGAAATCTGGCAAATGTGCTTGCAAACCCAGCAATCTTCCGGAACCGAATTCCCTCAAGCGCCGCGTTACTACCAGGCCTGCCCGGTGAGCCCTGGCTCCGcccagttgggggagggggcagaaagaggccgcgggcccgccggccgcgaaACCTACATTCATTGGCCAGGTCCCTCGCGCCGCGCCACAAGACCCCGCCTGCTCCGTAGGGAGGTCTCCTGGGCACGCGCGCGCGCTCGCGGACTCCCCGCTTCAGCCCTCCGGATGGAGTCTTTCTTAGAGCCGCTCTCCGCACGGCCCCCACCTGGAGACTTCCGGCCGGCTGCCTGTCGCTGCCCCGCCCCCGAGGGGCGGGAAATGCTCGGATCCGCCAATCACTGGACGTCTGTAGTTGGGGTGGGTGGAGCCTAAGAGATTCGAAAGGAGCCCCACCCCTTCGGGGCTGATTCCCGGGACTAAGTAGTGGGAGGCAACCACCTTCCGCAAGAGGTGAGGCGGGGTGGAAAGTAAAAACCGAGGGTGGGCTGGAGGTGTGGTGTGGGTGTGGTGCCGTGGGAGTGGAAAGGTGATTTGGGTAGAGAAAGAACCGGAGGATGGTGGCGGGGAAGAAGATAGGGGGTGCACACTGCCCCCGGTGAGGAGAGAGCAGGTTGTAGGGGGGCCGCCGGGCAACCTGGGGAAGGGGGATGGTGCGCCCTCCGCACGGTCTCTGGAGGTAACAGGGCTGTTAACAAGGGCAGGGGCTACTCCTGGGATTCTTGCTTTACCTCCAGCGTgttcccccacccctggcttgCACCCTGAGTCTAGCTGGGAGCCTTGGGCAGGGTGGAGACCTGAAGAAAGGGATATTTTCTCTCCAGCTCAGGTCTCATCTGACTCGTGCTCCTGCTGGCTGGAACATGGAAGATTTGGAGGAAGGTAAGGAAAgtaaagaggaaagaatgaggCGCTGCGGTTGAGAGCCCTGTTGGCAACCTGAGGCTGGCATTCATTCCCTTCTCCCTTACAGATGTGAAGTTTATAGTGGATGAGACCTTGGACTTTGGAGGGCTGTCACCATCTGACAGGTACCATCCTCTTTGACTTTCGTGCTTTCCTCCAACAATGCCTCTTTGTCTCTAACCCCTTACTGCTGAATTATTGTTCTGTGGGGTCTGGGTAATGTAGCAAGGCTGGGTGCCCTGCGGCTGCTGGGGGCATTGTTGACATGAGCCTCAATGACTCTactgggggaagggaaaagggataAAGCTGGAACGAGATTTCAGGATATTAAGAAGGGTAAGTGGATTTGCTGCATCTTCATCCTGGCATCATTTCCAATGTAAGGATTAAAGGCCTATTAGGCCTCATAGGACCTGGCGTCTCATCACGTAGAGGCCATATCTCACAGCAAGCATAGGCATTGGGGTTTGGGGTTGTATCCCTGGCTCTGTTGAGGGGGGTGCCCGGTCTCCTTTGCACAGTCTCCTGCTCTCTTCTTTGTGGGCATGGTGCctggtttgttttctgtctcagtcGTGAGGAGGAAGACATAGCAGTGTCGGTGACTCCAGAGAAACCCCTCCGAAGAGGACTTTCCAATCGAAGTGACCCAAATGCAGTGGCCCCAGCCCCCCAGGGGGTGAGGCTCAGCTTAGGCCCACTTAGTCCAGAGAAGCTGGAGGAGATTCTCCATGAGGCCAACCGACTGGCAGCCCAGCTGGAGCAGTGTGCCCTGCAGGAGCAGGAGAGCACAGGTGAGGGCCTGGGGCCTCGCAAGGTGAAGCCCAGCCCTCGGCGGGAGACCTTTGTGCTGAAGGACAGTCCCGTCCGAGACCTGCTGCCCACTGTGAGTTCTTTGACTCGGAGCACCCCCTCTCCAAGCAGCCTGACACCCCGACTCCGGAGCAGCGATAAGAAGGGGTCAGTCAAGGCTCTTCGGGCAGCATCTGGAAAGAGGCCCTCCAGTGTGAAGAGGGTAAGTTTGAAGGGTCTGGGTTGGATGTGTCCCTTCAGGCACAAGGTATGACTTGGTACAGCCATAGAGTGGTTTCCTTGTTGGTAAATGGGGTTAGTAAGATTCTACCTCAGAATTATTGGAAGTAAGCAAAATACTGTAAGCAAAGCACTCACCACAGTGTGCACATTTCTCTGTAGTGTCTATAATAAGCTTACGGTAAACATTATTGGTGAGGATGATGATGTTGGCAGCTAAGGTCTGCCCTTCCTTACTGGGATGTAGGCAACTCTCCACCTCTATTTCTCAAACAGCCATCAGAACAGATTCTTTTTCCATTCTAgttctattttttctctctttgtatttCAGGAGTCACCCACTTGCAATCTGTTCCCTGCATCCAAAAGCCCAGCATCTTCTCCTCTTACCCGGCCCACTCCTCCAATCCGGGGCAAAGCTGGACCCAGTGGGAGAGCAACAGCAAGTGAGAAGGCTTGGATAGCAAAGCTGTGGGTGAATGGGAGGGGGGAAGGATGTGGAGCTGACCCTCTTAATTCCTCTACTTCATTCCAGCAGGCCCACCTACTGCTGTCAGACCAGTCTTGGCCCCACAGCCTTCTACCAGCAACTCTCAGCGCCTCTCTCGGCCACAGGGAGCAGCTGCTAAGCCTTCCAGTCGACTGCCTGTTCCCTCAGCTATCCCCAAGCCTGCCAGCCGAATGCCACTCACCAGCCGGAGTGGACCACCCAGCAAAGGTGCCCTTCCTCCAGCTTCTCTGCCAACTCGGAAAGGAGTTCCACGACCAAGCGCTGCAGGGCACAGAGGTGAGGAAGAGTGGACATAACAGTTGGAAGTCAGGAGGAAAAATGCTTACCCTTGTCTAGCTTGAATGTAcccttccagagctgggaacagtGACCACTCCCTCCATCTTCATTACCACTCAATTTGAAGATGGTGAGACTGAGTTAAAGAGAGGATGTGGGCCCAAGCAAAGAGTTTGAACTGTGGTTCTCAAATACCTCATGTTTTTTACCTTGGGTAGGAAGAAAGGCACTAATCCCAAACTCTGAGAAGGTCACTTGAACTCTGTGCTAACTCATTTCTCTTGTCAACCCCCATCAAGTTCCCATTTCTCAGCGACCAAATCTTCCCACCCCTGGTGCCACCCGCAGCAATCTTCAGCCCCCCAAGAAAGCTGCAGTCCCAGGACCTACCAGGTAAGATCAGttgagatgctctctcccccATCCTCTGGGCTTCCAAACTGTTGTGGACACCAGCCCTGAGTATTGTGTAGCAAGGTGGGGATGAGGAGGAGAGCCTGGAGAGGCAGGGAATCCCATTCTTCCTTCCCTGAGAAACTTGAGCTCAGCAGGTGACAAATGGACTTGCAGAAGAAGGACAATTTAAAGCAGttcttccttctgattttttaGGTAAAGAGATTAGGACAGCAAGCAAGAATTCCGTAGCAAACCACTACAGTCACTGCCTGGACTCACCTCTGCTCGGCCTCCCAAGCCCTCTTGTGGAAGACAGGCCCTGACTCAAGCGAATCCTGGCCcaggagcaggagaaagagatCCCACCAGGGCTGGTGCCCCAGCAGTAAAGAGATGGGAGATGGGGTGAATTAGGGTTGAACTGGAGGGGAGTTAAACCCTGTGAGTTGAAAGAGGATTAGGGAAAAGAGGTCGCCTCCTGACAGTGAAATTAGCaagcagaaaatgagaaaagccaGAGAGTAGTTTGTCCTCATCCACCCCCACTCTTGTGTTCAGTCCCAGAGTTTGATCTTCTTCCCAGGCATTGGTTCACTGGACATTTACATGTGAATGGCCTCTGTAGCTAACCGCCCCGCTCCCTGAGGAGCACCCTCAACTGGACTGCAGGCCTGtttggagaggcagaggcaggcacctGGTCTACAGAACGTTTCCTGCAAATTCTGTGACTCCTAAAGGGCCAGTTGATGATAAGCTTACATCGGGCTGcgtttttctaaaacaaaatgaatgtatttttttaatctctgtataTGTGAAAGTAAATTCtccaatttaaaacaaatttgtaGTAAACTCCTGTGTTTTTCCTATGAGGGAGTCAGGACGAGCTTCCCAGGCTGGGCCTAAATAGGCCAAAGGGGATTGTGTTGCAAACTCATCAGACCGGGATCACCCGCCCTCACTTTGTTGGCATTAGATGGGAACGGGCTGCCTTCTTCCAGGATGCATATGTTACTGAAAGGTCCAGATCAATGGAAATATGTGAGTGAGGCTATCAAGGCAAGGTCTTGGTCAAATTGTTATTTATATCCTAAGCTTGGGTGACCTTTCCTGGCAAGAGCACGGAGCCTTCTGAGAATGCCTCAGCATCTAGTCTGCTGTGCTGATGAGATGAGGGGACCCTTTTGTGGGTATTCTAGTACTCAGTTTTGCTTACTGCTTTAGCAGAAGATACTGGAACACCTCATCGAATTCTACCTTATATCATTAGAATTGTTGGGCCTAGACTTGAGGGCTGACACTAGGTTTTATAAACCTCTGCCATGCCCGGTGTTATGATTTGTATGTGGCAGAGAATTTGATTCatttgttggaaaaataaatttgactGCACGATGGTGGGGGGTTGGTGAAAAAATGACAGAGACTCATTTAACAGATTTTACTAAGGGTCTCCCTTTTCCCACAGCCTTTGACTCTTGTAACCAGTACCAAATCAATTTCTtgtgaggtttgttttttgtttttttttaaagatttatttgtctaTTGTAGAGAGCAAGAGCCGGCGGAGggggcaggtagaggcagagggagagggaaagagaggcttAATTAGACTGTGccct is from Meles meles chromosome 1, mMelMel3.1 paternal haplotype, whole genome shotgun sequence and encodes:
- the PSRC1 gene encoding proline/serine-rich coiled-coil protein 1 isoform X4, producing the protein MEDLEEDVKFIVDETLDFGGLSPSDSREEEDIAVSVTPEKPLRRGLSNRSDPNAVAPAPQGVRLSLGPLSPEKLEEILHEANRLAAQLEQCALQEQESTGEGLGPRKVKPSPRRETFVLKDSPVRDLLPTVSSLTRSTPSPSSLTPRLRSSDKKGSVKALRAASGKRPSSVKRESPTCNLFPASKSPASSPLTRPTPPIRGKAGPSGRATASPPTAVRPVLAPQPSTSNSQRLSRPQGAAAKPSSRLPVPSAIPKPASRMPLTSRSGPPSKGALPPASLPTRKGVPRPSAAGHRVPISQRPNLPTPGATRSNLQPPKKAAVPGPTR
- the PSRC1 gene encoding proline/serine-rich coiled-coil protein 1 isoform X3, with protein sequence MEDLEEDVKFIVDETLDFGGLSPSDSREEEDIAVSVTPEKPLRRGLSNRSDPNAVAPAPQGVRLSLGPLSPEKLEEILHEANRLAAQLEQCALQEQESTGEGLGPRKVKPSPRRETFVLKDSPVRDLLPTVSSLTRSTPSPSSLTPRLRSSDKKGSVKALRAASGKRPSSVKRESPTCNLFPASKSPASSPLTRPTPPIRGKAGPSGRATASPPTAVRPVLAPQPSTSNSQRLSRPQGAAAKPSSRLPVPSAIPKPASRMPLTSRSGPPSKGALPPASLPTRKGVPRPSAAGHRVPISQRPNLPTPGATRSNLQPPKKAAVPGPTR
- the PSRC1 gene encoding proline/serine-rich coiled-coil protein 1 isoform X2, encoding MEDLEEDVKFIVDETLDFGGLSPSDSREEEDIAVSVTPEKPLRRGLSNRSDPNAVAPAPQGVRLSLGPLSPEKLEEILHEANRLAAQLEQCALQEQESTGEGLGPRKVKPSPRRETFVLKDSPVRDLLPTVSSLTRSTPSPSSLTPRLRSSDKKGSVKALRAASGKRPSSVKRESPTCNLFPASKSPASSPLTRPTPPIRGKAGPSGRATATGPPTAVRPVLAPQPSTSNSQRLSRPQGAAAKPSSRLPVPSAIPKPASRMPLTSRSGPPSKGALPPASLPTRKGVPRPSAAGHRVPISQRPNLPTPGATRSNLQPPKKAAVPGPTR
- the PSRC1 gene encoding proline/serine-rich coiled-coil protein 1 isoform X5 — protein: MEDLEEDVKFIVDETLDFGGLSPSDSREEEDIAVSVTPEKPLRRGLSNRSDPNAVAPAPQGVRLSLGPLSPEKLEEILHEANRLAAQLEQCALQEQESTGEGLGPRKVKPSPRRETFVLKDSPVRDLLPTVSSLTRSTPSPSSLTPRLRSSDKKGSVKALRAASGKRPSSVKRESPTCNLFPASKSPASSPLTRPTPPIRGKAGPSGRATASEKAWIAKLYPQACQPNATHQPEWTTQQRCPSSSFSANSERSSTTKRCRAQSSHFSATKSSHPWCHPQQSSAPQESCSPRTYQVKRLGQQARIP
- the PSRC1 gene encoding proline/serine-rich coiled-coil protein 1 isoform X1, which translates into the protein MEDLEEDVKFIVDETLDFGGLSPSDSREEEDIAVSVTPEKPLRRGLSNRSDPNAVAPAPQGVRLSLGPLSPEKLEEILHEANRLAAQLEQCALQEQESTGEGLGPRKVKPSPRRETFVLKDSPVRDLLPTVSSLTRSTPSPSSLTPRLRSSDKKGSVKALRAASGKRPSSVKRESPTCNLFPASKSPASSPLTRPTPPIRGKAGPSGRATATGPPTAVRPVLAPQPSTSNSQRLSRPQGAAAKPSSRLPVPSAIPKPASRMPLTSRSGPPSKGALPPASLPTRKGVPRPSAAGHRVPISQRPNLPTPGATRSNLQPPKKAAVPGPTR